Proteins from a single region of Alloscardovia omnicolens:
- a CDS encoding FHA domain-containing protein, which produces MTDLTFAILKYGFLIGLWLFVWLTVRAINRDVVSLAPHRSKRHPHRERDKHMVAVGSDGPVVVPVEQAQNTSDEFAVQPATSAPAVLTIIDGPLSGTTMPLGTGSISLGRAADNNIVIDDEFVSSHHARVFLDVNSGQWAVEDLDSTNGTKVADQSIHNVCLLPSGVPVRIGATTFELR; this is translated from the coding sequence ATGACTGATTTAACTTTTGCCATCCTGAAGTACGGCTTTTTAATTGGCTTATGGCTTTTCGTATGGCTGACTGTGCGAGCGATTAATCGCGATGTTGTGTCTCTAGCGCCACACCGTTCGAAACGGCATCCACATCGTGAACGCGATAAGCATATGGTGGCAGTAGGTTCAGATGGCCCTGTGGTTGTTCCCGTTGAGCAAGCGCAGAACACTTCTGATGAGTTTGCTGTTCAGCCTGCAACATCAGCTCCTGCAGTGCTCACTATTATTGACGGCCCGTTATCGGGCACAACCATGCCACTGGGCACGGGTTCTATTTCTTTAGGACGCGCAGCAGATAATAATATTGTGATTGATGATGAATTTGTTTCCTCACATCACGCTCGCGTATTTTTAGACGTCAATTCAGGGCAATGGGCTGTGGAAGATTTAGATTCCACAAATGGTACAAAAGTTGCAGATCAGTCAATTCACAACGTATGTTTACTTCCTTCGGGAGTGCCTGTGCGCATAGGTGCTACCACTTTTGAATTGAGGTAG
- a CDS encoding PP2C family serine/threonine-protein phosphatase, with amino-acid sequence MALSMISTTVSDIGLVRKDNQDSTFAGARLVAVCDGMGGHAGGDTASTIAVRSLAHIENIPLVANKAQSVEDVAGMLTTSIIAAHDAIVGKARREKALAGMGTTVTAVAMVGGYWVLAHIGDSRAYLLRDGEIIRVTKDHSYVQHLIDTGRISEDEAKSHPQRNVVMRVLGDFDIDPRPDVSIRKAQPGDRWLLCSDGLSGVISDDSLRDILITHPHAQECAQTLVGLAEKSGSTDNISVVIADSYEENDPQIPTALTNSSDEMCLIAGAVSTKPQPIADTLNMLVAIAPQFIPDHISNSPALRAAQLTAQAREKDSSSPETFGAQNVGIQKVGTHNAAAQKVDVQNGTADNALSQNGAEQNVTADNAAAQNASAAVSTLNAIAHKSESTDNINGAENEASAETSDAAETSSAAGNTVAAETSENLENTDNISRADQHTRTTSLFGVASLIESSVHDADSDEEDFDARYEIQRIVRPSHVVDDVHDTAGLVEATGEIPVILKRDGSIIDDPHDPEVIDALKVKRITDAQKHRRFTLRRRILWAIPTLLLIIAGAVGSIMTYNWSQSRYFIKDHDGQVAIYQGVNTNIFGYSLNHVLEDTTVTMKELPQGWQERIRKGIETQDYRDARNTVSSIEKQARSTNEK; translated from the coding sequence ATGGCATTGAGCATGATTTCCACAACCGTGTCTGACATAGGCTTAGTGCGTAAAGACAATCAAGATTCCACTTTTGCGGGAGCTCGCCTCGTTGCCGTGTGCGATGGAATGGGCGGTCACGCTGGAGGCGATACAGCTTCAACTATTGCCGTACGCTCTTTGGCTCATATTGAAAATATCCCTTTAGTTGCTAATAAAGCTCAGTCTGTTGAAGATGTAGCCGGAATGCTCACGACATCAATTATTGCTGCGCATGATGCCATTGTGGGCAAAGCTCGTCGTGAAAAAGCGCTTGCCGGTATGGGCACAACCGTAACAGCTGTGGCGATGGTAGGCGGCTATTGGGTCTTAGCGCATATTGGCGATTCTCGTGCATACTTGTTGCGCGATGGCGAAATTATTCGTGTGACCAAAGACCACTCCTATGTGCAGCATCTTATTGATACCGGTCGTATTAGCGAGGACGAAGCAAAATCACATCCGCAGCGTAATGTTGTTATGCGTGTGCTCGGCGATTTCGATATTGATCCGCGCCCTGACGTGTCCATTCGCAAAGCTCAACCTGGCGATCGATGGCTGCTGTGCTCCGATGGATTGAGCGGAGTTATTAGCGATGATTCTCTGCGCGATATTCTTATTACTCACCCTCATGCTCAAGAATGTGCTCAAACTCTTGTGGGCTTAGCCGAAAAAAGCGGAAGCACCGATAACATTTCTGTTGTTATTGCAGATTCTTATGAGGAGAATGATCCTCAGATTCCTACAGCGCTGACTAATTCTTCTGATGAAATGTGTCTGATTGCAGGCGCTGTGAGCACAAAGCCGCAGCCTATTGCCGATACGCTGAATATGTTGGTGGCAATTGCACCGCAATTTATTCCTGATCATATTTCTAACTCCCCAGCATTACGTGCAGCTCAGTTAACCGCACAAGCGCGCGAAAAAGATAGCTCTAGCCCTGAGACTTTTGGGGCGCAGAACGTCGGGATACAAAAGGTTGGGACGCATAATGCTGCGGCGCAAAAGGTTGACGTGCAGAATGGCACGGCGGATAATGCTCTATCACAGAACGGTGCGGAGCAAAACGTTACTGCGGATAATGCTGCGGCTCAGAATGCTAGTGCGGCTGTTTCGACACTCAATGCTATAGCGCACAAGAGCGAAAGCACTGACAATATCAACGGCGCTGAAAATGAGGCAAGTGCCGAAACTAGCGATGCGGCTGAAACTAGTAGTGCGGCAGGAAATACGGTTGCGGCTGAAACTAGCGAAAACCTTGAAAATACCGACAATATATCGCGCGCAGATCAGCATACGCGCACCACGTCGTTGTTTGGTGTGGCATCGCTGATCGAGTCATCTGTGCATGATGCCGATTCTGACGAAGAAGACTTTGATGCACGCTACGAAATTCAGCGTATTGTTCGCCCAAGCCATGTTGTGGACGACGTGCACGATACAGCAGGACTTGTAGAGGCAACAGGTGAAATACCAGTTATTCTCAAGCGAGATGGCTCTATTATTGATGATCCGCATGATCCTGAAGTTATAGACGCACTAAAAGTCAAGCGCATCACTGATGCTCAAAAGCATCGTCGTTTCACATTGCGTCGCCGTATTTTATGGGCTATTCCTACTCTGCTTCTGATTATTGCAGGAGCAGTGGGAAGCATTATGACCTACAACTGGAGCCAGAGCCGCTATTTTATTAAAGATCACGATGGTCAGGTGGCGATTTACCAGGGTGTGAATACGAACATATTCGGATATTCCCTCAACCACGTGCTTGAAGATACTACTGTGACCATGAAGGAACTTCCTCAAGGTTGGCAGGAGCGCATTCGCAAAGGCATTGAAACTCAAGACTACCGCGATGCCCGCAACACGGTCAGCAGCATTGAAAAGCAAGCAAGGAGCACGAATGAGAAGTGA
- a CDS encoding FtsW/RodA/SpoVE family cell cycle protein, with protein MRSEFLHRLVLLLVVAGLSVIGFMQMFEKVAGHIPVRYATFLGIIAGLCVVLWVVLLTVKKYANQNFFFGVILLSLIGCMEIIRIDYENATLNRVSSAGANQILWLILALALTSVLLFAIKDYRIFRKFSYISMIIGLILLFSPMIPGLGVSLNGARIWIRLFGHSIQPAEFAKLFMAIFFASYLFDHRDQLAVGGKKIGALHLPRLRDLGPIIVVWAACMGVLVFQRDLGTGLLFFAMFVCMLYVATGRMSWILIGLVFFLVAAFAAVHLFSHVNSRVEAWLNPFSDKLYQAPGGSQQLVTGIFGLASGGLMGTGLGQGYPALTPLANSDFIFSSLGEELGLTGIFAILATYIVIIGTGIVTAIKVKDGFGKLLASGLVFTMAFQVFTVVGGITLVIPLTGLTLPYMAAGGSSLIANWIVAAMLLIISHQGSKPEEDISSDTFALAALEAVNEKKAQEHDAAKQQEPRAVTSEAISVTSPATQNLPTQEGEEQ; from the coding sequence ATGAGAAGTGAGTTCTTGCATCGCTTAGTGTTGCTGCTTGTGGTGGCAGGCTTAAGCGTTATAGGTTTTATGCAAATGTTTGAAAAAGTAGCTGGGCACATTCCAGTGCGCTACGCCACTTTTTTAGGCATTATTGCAGGCCTGTGTGTAGTGCTCTGGGTTGTGTTGCTCACTGTGAAAAAGTATGCAAACCAGAACTTCTTCTTTGGCGTTATTTTGCTCAGCCTGATTGGCTGCATGGAGATTATTCGCATTGATTATGAAAATGCTACGTTAAATCGAGTTTCTTCTGCGGGAGCAAACCAGATTTTGTGGTTGATTTTAGCCTTAGCGCTCACATCTGTATTGCTTTTCGCTATTAAGGACTATCGCATTTTTAGAAAATTCAGCTATATCTCCATGATTATTGGTTTGATTCTGCTGTTCTCCCCTATGATTCCTGGTTTAGGTGTTTCACTTAACGGCGCCCGCATTTGGATTCGATTATTTGGACACAGCATTCAGCCGGCTGAATTTGCAAAGCTGTTTATGGCTATCTTCTTCGCCTCTTATCTGTTCGATCATAGAGACCAATTAGCTGTAGGCGGCAAAAAAATTGGCGCTCTACATTTGCCACGATTGCGCGATCTCGGTCCGATTATTGTGGTTTGGGCCGCGTGTATGGGCGTTCTGGTGTTCCAAAGGGATTTGGGTACTGGTTTGCTCTTCTTTGCCATGTTCGTCTGTATGCTCTATGTGGCAACCGGCAGAATGAGCTGGATTCTCATTGGCTTGGTTTTCTTCCTGGTGGCAGCTTTTGCCGCCGTGCACTTGTTTAGCCATGTGAATAGCCGTGTGGAAGCATGGCTCAACCCGTTTAGCGATAAACTGTATCAAGCTCCGGGCGGTTCGCAGCAGTTAGTCACCGGTATTTTTGGCTTAGCCTCAGGTGGTTTAATGGGAACCGGGTTAGGGCAGGGTTACCCAGCCCTAACGCCTTTAGCTAATTCTGATTTTATTTTCTCTTCCCTCGGCGAAGAGCTAGGCTTAACTGGTATTTTCGCTATTCTCGCCACCTATATTGTGATTATTGGCACGGGAATTGTTACAGCTATTAAGGTGAAAGATGGTTTCGGCAAGCTTTTAGCGTCTGGCCTTGTTTTCACTATGGCTTTCCAAGTCTTTACTGTGGTGGGTGGTATTACTCTGGTTATTCCTTTAACTGGTTTAACCCTGCCGTATATGGCTGCTGGTGGTTCTAGTTTGATTGCGAACTGGATTGTGGCTGCAATGCTGCTGATTATTTCGCATCAAGGCAGTAAACCTGAGGAAGATATTAGCTCGGATACTTTTGCTTTAGCTGCTTTAGAAGCTGTGAATGAGAAGAAAGCTCAAGAACACGATGCCGCTAAGCAGCAGGAACCACGTGCTGTCACCTCTGAAGCTATATCCGTAACATCACCAGCTACTCAGAATTTACCTACGCAGGAAGGAGAAGAACAGTGA
- a CDS encoding penicillin-binding transpeptidase domain-containing protein: MNRTVRHIYYVVVALFVVLGISCSILMVARSEALNSDPRNMRALYHEYAQPRGSILASDGSVLASSTESQDIFKYQRAYSNGPVYAPVTGYFSVSVRADRGIEASRNAQLTGDSSSLWLSKLHNLLTGSKNSGAIITTSIDPKLQNLAYNMLEQGGYDGAVVAMEPSTGRILAMASTPSYDPNALASHDTAAVANTYASLTQTAFSPLINRATRQLYSPGSTFKVVVAAAALESGEYNPDTMIPAGASYTLPGTETNLPNAESGGNGVNGQISLNDALTYSSNTAFAQLGVSLGEDKINAMAKKLGYGNTISVDGSDTLGLPMTAVASQFPTSLSPDKLALSSIGQADVTATPLLNAMIASTIANNGVMVKPTLVDSVRASDLSVISERQTTVLSEAFSSQTANNLTSMMRSVVDNGNPSLKIGNIAIAAKTGTAQLGNDTNNGWMMGFAPADGTPKIAISVVLHGINGYGIQEAGPMMRSLIQEYLA, from the coding sequence GTGAACCGTACAGTTCGTCATATTTATTATGTTGTTGTTGCTCTTTTCGTTGTGCTAGGTATTTCGTGCAGTATTCTTATGGTTGCGCGTTCCGAAGCGCTTAATTCTGATCCCCGTAATATGCGTGCACTCTACCATGAGTATGCTCAACCACGTGGCTCTATTTTAGCGAGCGACGGTAGTGTGCTGGCTAGTTCAACTGAATCTCAAGATATTTTTAAGTATCAACGCGCGTACTCAAACGGCCCCGTCTACGCTCCCGTAACAGGCTATTTCTCTGTATCTGTGCGAGCTGATCGTGGCATAGAGGCTTCTCGTAATGCACAGTTGACGGGAGATTCTAGTTCTTTATGGTTATCTAAGCTGCATAATTTGCTGACGGGATCAAAAAATTCTGGTGCTATTATCACCACCTCGATTGATCCTAAACTGCAGAACTTGGCTTACAATATGCTGGAACAAGGCGGCTATGATGGTGCAGTTGTTGCAATGGAACCATCAACAGGACGAATTTTAGCAATGGCTTCAACCCCAAGCTATGATCCGAATGCTTTAGCTAGCCATGATACGGCTGCAGTGGCAAATACCTATGCATCTTTGACGCAGACAGCTTTTAGTCCACTTATTAATCGTGCTACACGTCAGCTGTATTCTCCAGGTTCAACTTTTAAGGTTGTGGTCGCTGCTGCGGCATTGGAGTCAGGCGAATATAACCCAGATACTATGATTCCAGCTGGCGCTTCATATACTCTGCCTGGTACTGAAACAAACTTACCGAATGCAGAAAGTGGCGGTAATGGAGTCAACGGTCAAATCTCATTGAATGATGCATTAACCTACTCATCTAACACTGCCTTTGCTCAGCTCGGTGTTAGTTTAGGAGAAGATAAAATCAACGCAATGGCTAAAAAACTCGGGTACGGCAACACCATTAGCGTGGATGGATCTGATACTTTAGGTCTGCCAATGACAGCCGTAGCCTCCCAATTCCCTACCTCGTTAAGCCCGGATAAACTAGCGCTCAGCTCAATTGGTCAGGCAGACGTTACTGCTACTCCACTACTCAACGCTATGATTGCCTCCACCATAGCCAATAACGGCGTTATGGTAAAACCAACTCTGGTTGATTCCGTGCGAGCCAGCGATTTATCTGTTATTTCTGAACGTCAAACAACCGTTCTCTCAGAAGCGTTCAGCTCACAGACCGCCAACAATCTCACGTCTATGATGCGTTCAGTTGTTGATAATGGAAATCCAAGCTTGAAAATAGGCAATATAGCTATTGCTGCGAAAACAGGAACCGCTCAGTTGGGTAACGACACGAATAATGGTTGGATGATGGGTTTCGCTCCAGCCGACGGCACCCCTAAAATCGCTATTAGTGTTGTTTTGCACGGCATTAACGGGTACGGTATTCAAGAGGCAGGACCAATGATGCGTTCTCTAATCCAGGAGTACCTCGCATGA
- a CDS encoding serine/threonine-protein kinase gives MRLVEGQLIHRRYRLDKRLAQGGMGEVWRGQDMEIDRTVAIKAMRADLTIDDSKLRRLRAEARNSANLAHPNIAALFEYYEENGIGYLIMEYVPSPSLSEIFKKRGAMPATELLPILIQTARGLFVAHSHGIIHRDVKPANIMVSSTGEVKITDFGVSYSTDQGQITQDGMVVGTAQYISPEQAQGEQATPQSDLYSLGVVAYEGLCGHRPFTGKTPVDIAAAHVNEPVPPLPDSIDWQLCEFVMSMLSKNPADRPDNALVISRTLAKIERRLLDREALESSQELSPYSHDSARRWHDTTAPQDAIEPRIIRSAKHYPRFIYTADAKEGER, from the coding sequence ATGAGATTAGTAGAAGGACAGTTAATTCACCGTCGCTATCGCTTAGACAAGCGTTTAGCGCAAGGCGGCATGGGCGAAGTATGGCGCGGGCAAGACATGGAAATTGATCGTACCGTAGCCATCAAAGCTATGCGCGCCGATTTGACCATAGATGACTCTAAGCTGCGACGACTGCGTGCAGAAGCTCGCAATTCTGCGAATCTTGCGCATCCTAATATTGCTGCTCTCTTTGAATATTATGAAGAGAATGGCATTGGATATCTCATTATGGAGTACGTTCCAAGCCCAAGCCTCTCAGAAATTTTTAAGAAGCGTGGTGCTATGCCAGCCACAGAGCTGCTGCCCATCTTAATTCAAACTGCTCGTGGACTTTTTGTGGCTCACTCGCACGGGATTATTCACCGTGACGTGAAGCCAGCGAATATTATGGTCTCGTCTACTGGCGAAGTAAAAATTACTGATTTTGGGGTATCCTACTCCACCGATCAAGGCCAGATTACTCAAGACGGCATGGTGGTGGGCACTGCTCAATATATTTCACCTGAACAAGCTCAAGGTGAGCAAGCGACGCCTCAATCCGATCTCTACTCTTTGGGTGTGGTGGCATACGAAGGTTTATGTGGGCATAGACCATTTACTGGTAAAACTCCGGTAGATATTGCTGCCGCTCACGTTAATGAGCCAGTTCCGCCGTTGCCTGATTCTATTGACTGGCAGCTGTGTGAATTTGTGATGAGTATGCTCTCAAAGAATCCTGCAGACCGCCCAGATAATGCTTTGGTTATTTCTCGCACTTTAGCCAAGATTGAGCGGCGGCTGCTTGACCGGGAAGCCTTGGAGTCTTCTCAAGAATTGTCTCCGTATTCCCACGACAGCGCGCGTAGATGGCATGATACAACAGCCCCACAAGACGCAATTGAACCGCGCATCATACGTAGCGCAAAACATTATCCACGATTTATTTATACAGCAGACGCAAAGGAAGGTGAACGATGA
- the pknB gene encoding Stk1 family PASTA domain-containing Ser/Thr kinase: MSIFTPSTLSHGRYTVGDLIGHGGMAEVRKGIDTRLGRTVAIKIMRSDLANDQTFLKRFRLEARSIALLNNPNIVSIFDTDEEEITDPDTGRTVRVPYIVMEYVKGQTLRDILKVNGSLNQRDASQIMLGMLNALEYSHRMGIIHRDIKPGNIMISEQGAVKVMDFGIARMLDDSATTLTQNQGVVGTAQYLSPEQARGEVVDTRSDLYSAGCVLYEMLTGRPPFTGDSAVAIAYQHVSEVATQPTDVIPALDSIWNAVCAKAMAKDRTQRYGTAAQFRKDIATIAAGGTPVIEGATNTVAPLTPTQSDVNATQALPRTQALPVNATADLNSHEMANLAQSTATATPSRAQQRQAALAQKQKKRKKLIAIWATIVVLALVLTGLGGWWYISTSNQQGVVPTITSSMTQAQAQEAIEKAGFVFQAETDNDSTADAGTFTKQSPEGGQTLAKGSIVKVWFSAGPQSVAVPDVTSMTQDEARSTLEKAGFKVGSTSGEDSDSIDKDRITRTDPAAGTNATKGSTITLYVASGNTSVPTGLTGQAQDAATKILTDHHFSVVVKDGDYSDTVPAGSVSSVEPGEGTSVPRNSSVTLVISKGAKPEEKVNLDPAKYVGQTYQNATWALGVLGLNTAAQAGESPTDSAKVTHIYVNGAEVTAATEVAKNATVTLSTK, from the coding sequence ATGAGTATTTTTACACCATCGACTCTCTCCCATGGACGATACACCGTTGGCGATCTGATTGGACACGGCGGTATGGCAGAAGTACGCAAGGGTATTGACACCCGCTTGGGACGTACTGTTGCAATTAAAATCATGCGCTCAGATTTAGCAAATGATCAAACCTTCCTGAAGCGTTTCCGTTTGGAAGCACGCTCTATTGCTCTTCTGAATAATCCAAATATTGTGTCCATTTTTGATACCGATGAAGAAGAGATTACGGATCCAGATACTGGCCGTACAGTGCGCGTGCCATATATCGTTATGGAGTATGTGAAAGGTCAAACTCTGCGCGATATTTTGAAGGTGAATGGTTCTTTGAATCAGCGCGATGCCAGCCAGATTATGCTGGGTATGCTCAACGCTTTGGAATATTCGCATCGCATGGGCATTATTCACCGTGATATTAAGCCTGGCAATATTATGATTAGCGAGCAGGGCGCAGTAAAAGTCATGGACTTCGGTATTGCGCGTATGCTTGATGATTCTGCAACGACTCTGACTCAAAACCAGGGCGTGGTGGGCACAGCTCAATATCTCAGCCCAGAGCAAGCTCGCGGTGAAGTGGTGGATACTCGTTCCGACTTGTATTCAGCGGGCTGCGTGCTCTACGAAATGCTTACTGGCCGTCCTCCATTTACCGGTGACTCTGCTGTTGCAATTGCCTACCAGCACGTCAGCGAAGTAGCAACACAACCAACAGATGTTATTCCAGCATTGGATTCCATCTGGAATGCCGTGTGCGCAAAAGCTATGGCTAAGGACAGAACCCAGCGCTATGGAACAGCGGCTCAATTCCGTAAAGACATTGCGACAATTGCCGCCGGCGGCACCCCGGTTATTGAGGGAGCAACAAATACAGTTGCGCCTTTGACTCCAACGCAATCTGATGTCAACGCTACTCAGGCTTTGCCGCGCACGCAGGCTCTTCCTGTGAATGCTACAGCGGATTTGAACAGCCATGAAATGGCTAATTTAGCACAATCAACTGCTACTGCAACGCCAAGTCGAGCGCAACAACGTCAAGCGGCTTTAGCCCAGAAGCAAAAGAAGCGTAAGAAGCTGATTGCCATCTGGGCAACTATTGTTGTTCTGGCGCTAGTGCTGACTGGTCTGGGTGGCTGGTGGTATATCAGCACGAGTAATCAGCAAGGCGTGGTTCCAACGATTACATCTTCTATGACGCAGGCTCAAGCTCAAGAAGCGATAGAGAAAGCGGGATTCGTTTTCCAAGCTGAAACAGATAATGATTCCACTGCTGATGCGGGAACTTTTACTAAGCAGTCTCCTGAAGGCGGACAAACGCTTGCTAAGGGAAGCATAGTTAAAGTATGGTTCTCTGCTGGCCCACAATCCGTTGCTGTGCCAGATGTCACGTCCATGACACAAGATGAAGCGCGCTCAACCTTAGAAAAGGCTGGTTTTAAGGTGGGCTCCACGTCTGGTGAAGATTCTGACAGTATTGACAAGGATCGCATTACGCGCACTGACCCGGCCGCTGGAACCAACGCAACGAAGGGATCGACTATTACGCTCTATGTTGCTTCTGGCAATACTTCAGTGCCAACTGGCTTAACTGGACAAGCGCAAGATGCTGCAACGAAAATTCTGACCGATCATCACTTCTCTGTAGTGGTAAAAGATGGTGATTACAGTGACACTGTTCCAGCAGGTTCTGTATCCAGCGTAGAACCTGGAGAAGGAACCTCTGTGCCACGCAATTCTTCAGTTACCTTGGTCATTTCTAAAGGCGCGAAGCCTGAAGAGAAAGTGAACCTGGATCCAGCAAAGTATGTTGGTCAAACCTATCAGAATGCTACATGGGCTTTGGGCGTGCTTGGATTAAATACGGCTGCTCAAGCTGGCGAAAGTCCAACGGACAGCGCTAAAGTGACGCATATTTATGTGAACGGCGCTGAGGTAACTGCAGCTACTGAAGTTGCGAAAAACGCAACAGTAACGCTCAGCACAAAATAA
- a CDS encoding class E sortase, translating into MDHKSSQRVPAHRASRTSSTLNTVLGVIGELLLVFALVTALYIVWQLWWTGVEAEKVQLHDSTTSTWAEPASKNGSVQVAADNSADTTPIENIEWRNGDTLGKLYIPRFGQNWTRTVVNGTDEAQLARHGLGHYEQTQKPGEVGNFAVAGHRAGYGEPLGNADKLTNGDYIVMRTENYWYVYKYEKTEIVTPDRTDVIAPVPGDENATPTERYITLTTCEPKYSTATHRLIVYGKLVSWSKVSDGVPSVLAQKGTNGKVTFTTDSTRSVASRIPDLQVVLLWIVVAYLVIAIAAAVAWRWPAVREYRERERSRQVFSLFGWFMRAQPGILPVRIVLALLVVLALTVAFFQWGYPWAAVHIPYLQVSSNYVSVG; encoded by the coding sequence ATGGATCACAAGAGTAGCCAGCGTGTTCCAGCTCATAGAGCATCCAGAACATCGAGCACACTCAATACGGTTTTGGGTGTAATTGGGGAACTTCTGCTCGTTTTTGCTCTCGTCACAGCTCTCTATATTGTGTGGCAATTGTGGTGGACGGGTGTTGAAGCAGAGAAAGTGCAACTTCACGATTCCACAACGTCAACATGGGCTGAGCCGGCATCTAAAAACGGTAGTGTTCAGGTGGCTGCAGATAATTCTGCGGACACAACTCCTATTGAAAATATAGAGTGGCGCAACGGGGATACTCTCGGTAAACTCTACATACCTCGTTTCGGTCAAAATTGGACGCGTACGGTTGTTAACGGCACGGATGAAGCACAGTTAGCTCGTCACGGTTTAGGCCATTATGAACAGACACAAAAGCCTGGTGAAGTGGGCAATTTTGCTGTGGCAGGCCATCGTGCTGGTTACGGTGAACCGTTAGGTAATGCCGATAAATTGACGAACGGCGATTATATTGTGATGCGTACTGAGAATTACTGGTATGTGTATAAGTATGAGAAGACTGAAATTGTTACTCCAGATCGCACAGATGTGATTGCTCCGGTACCAGGCGATGAAAATGCCACTCCAACTGAGCGTTATATTACCTTAACCACTTGTGAGCCTAAGTATTCTACGGCTACGCATCGCTTGATTGTATATGGAAAGTTGGTGAGCTGGTCCAAAGTTTCTGACGGCGTACCGAGCGTGCTAGCGCAAAAGGGCACTAATGGTAAGGTCACTTTTACAACAGACTCTACGCGCTCAGTTGCTTCACGTATTCCTGATTTGCAGGTTGTTCTGCTGTGGATTGTAGTAGCTTATCTCGTGATTGCTATTGCTGCTGCAGTGGCATGGCGTTGGCCAGCAGTGCGAGAATATCGTGAACGTGAGCGTTCCCGTCAAGTTTTCAGTCTCTTCGGCTGGTTTATGCGTGCTCAGCCAGGAATTCTTCCTGTTCGCATTGTTTTAGCCTTGCTTGTAGTGCTAGCACTTACCGTTGCTTTCTTCCAGTGGGGATACCCGTGGGCGGCAGTACATATTCCATATCTACAAGTGTCGTCTAACTACGTATCTGTTGGCTAA
- a CDS encoding DUF881 domain-containing protein, with the protein MSAPTRQLRKRRGRHSRRPSLIGSIATFISFVLVGWIAVTNVQNSDNSYHSNTAEVISSRQKRIAKLQKDIDTKAGQLETLQSVVADSDASANSQNSDNSLSKLPALQGEGVTVTLNDSPKWDSASKDKNANPNDYVVHQQDVEAVVNAMWAGGAEAITVQNQRLQPTSAIKCVGNVLLLNGKQYAPPYKISAIGNIDSLRSTIDNSEAVKIYKQYVEADGLGWQLEENRNLRFPEVPSSLQPMKYAVAVRK; encoded by the coding sequence ATGAGCGCTCCTACTCGCCAGTTACGAAAACGGCGCGGTCGTCATTCTCGACGCCCTAGTCTGATTGGATCTATCGCCACTTTTATTTCCTTTGTTTTAGTGGGATGGATTGCTGTGACGAATGTGCAAAACTCAGATAATTCTTATCATTCAAATACTGCTGAAGTTATTTCTAGCCGTCAAAAACGCATTGCAAAACTACAAAAAGATATCGATACAAAAGCTGGACAGCTCGAAACCTTGCAAAGCGTGGTTGCAGATTCGGATGCATCAGCTAATTCCCAAAACTCAGATAATTCACTGAGTAAATTGCCGGCACTACAAGGAGAAGGCGTAACTGTTACGTTGAATGACTCACCTAAATGGGATTCAGCGTCTAAAGATAAAAATGCGAACCCCAATGATTATGTTGTGCATCAGCAAGATGTGGAAGCTGTGGTCAATGCGATGTGGGCGGGTGGTGCAGAAGCTATTACTGTACAAAATCAGCGTTTACAGCCTACTTCCGCGATTAAATGCGTGGGTAACGTACTTTTGCTCAATGGTAAGCAGTACGCGCCACCATACAAGATTTCAGCTATAGGCAACATTGATAGCTTGCGGTCTACAATTGATAATTCAGAAGCAGTAAAAATATATAAGCAATATGTGGAAGCGGATGGCTTAGGTTGGCAGCTCGAAGAAAATCGTAATCTGCGTTTTCCTGAAGTGCCTAGCTCGCTGCAGCCTATGAAATATGCTGTTGCTGTTCGCAAATAA
- the crgA gene encoding cell division protein CrgA — translation MAENEETVETSEELNTSTAEAADTSVNTAAEHTTDDASADQAELSAEELAGIRAAEALKKTLDNPESLNPRVQAAVKRTEEETRRVEKAVEGTKSNPAWFVPLFSFFLVLGLIWVIVYYITPNNAYPIPGIGYWNLAIGFAIMMVGFVLMMSWH, via the coding sequence ATGGCTGAAAACGAAGAAACTGTAGAGACTTCAGAAGAACTGAACACCTCTACTGCTGAAGCGGCAGACACATCAGTAAACACCGCCGCTGAGCACACTACAGATGACGCATCTGCTGACCAGGCAGAATTATCTGCAGAAGAGCTAGCTGGCATCCGTGCTGCAGAAGCATTAAAGAAGACGTTGGATAATCCAGAGTCCTTAAATCCTCGCGTACAGGCTGCTGTAAAGCGTACTGAGGAAGAAACTCGCCGCGTGGAAAAGGCTGTGGAAGGTACCAAGTCTAACCCTGCATGGTTTGTGCCATTGTTTAGCTTCTTCCTTGTTTTGGGATTGATTTGGGTGATTGTGTATTACATTACGCCTAACAATGCTTACCCTATTCCAGGCATCGGTTATTGGAACCTCGCCATCGGTTTTGCCATTATGATGGTGGGATTCGTTTTGATGATGTCGTGGCACTAA